The following are encoded together in the Nitrospira sp. genome:
- a CDS encoding radical SAM protein, whose amino-acid sequence MGKSLPIFSGSALPGVLGTFQQQVTQFLNPNQNADSPFDGRTVDDFKPYLVALNLTKRCNLKCDHCYLDATTKAAGGDDELNTEECYRLIEQIGEVNKGCLLVITGGEPLVRPDILDIARYAVKLGFMVVFGTNGMLIDDQLAKTLVEIGVMGVGISIDSLEAAKHDAFRGVPGAWEAAVAGIEASKRNGLQFQVHFSAQPMNYKELPDVIDWAHRLGARVMNVFFMVCTGRGEELTDITPAQYEEVLGYLVECQDNYKGMLVRARCAPHFKRLAYEKDPNSPITKATGYMGGGCLAGTNYARVTPNGELTPCPYMPLSAGNLRQHSFVDLWEQSDVFNSFRYPHLKGKCGDCEYSEICGGCRARPYVDHGDWLDEDQWCLYTPKGGEKIKVAFNVSEEADIAWDEASALRLSRIPYFLRAMVKKGVEKHARENNISLITVDLMDELRKKRFGNDIPIFKPNTE is encoded by the coding sequence ATGGGAAAGTCCTTACCTATTTTCAGCGGCTCGGCACTCCCTGGCGTCCTTGGAACATTTCAACAACAAGTTACCCAGTTCTTGAATCCAAACCAGAACGCGGACAGTCCATTTGATGGGCGAACCGTCGATGATTTCAAACCGTACCTCGTCGCCCTCAATTTAACAAAGCGTTGCAACCTGAAGTGTGACCACTGTTATCTCGATGCCACGACCAAAGCCGCTGGTGGGGATGATGAATTAAACACGGAGGAATGCTACCGCCTCATCGAACAGATCGGGGAGGTCAATAAAGGCTGCCTCCTGGTCATCACGGGAGGTGAACCGCTCGTCCGGCCCGACATTCTTGATATAGCTCGCTATGCCGTCAAGTTGGGATTCATGGTGGTCTTTGGTACCAATGGCATGCTGATCGACGACCAACTCGCCAAAACCCTTGTCGAGATCGGTGTCATGGGCGTAGGGATCAGCATCGATTCGCTGGAGGCCGCCAAGCATGATGCCTTCCGAGGTGTCCCGGGGGCCTGGGAAGCGGCCGTGGCGGGCATTGAGGCAAGTAAGCGCAACGGTCTCCAGTTCCAAGTGCACTTCAGCGCTCAGCCGATGAACTACAAGGAGCTCCCTGACGTGATTGACTGGGCACATCGGCTCGGCGCCCGCGTCATGAACGTCTTTTTTATGGTGTGTACGGGACGAGGTGAAGAGCTCACCGATATTACACCGGCCCAGTATGAAGAGGTGCTCGGCTATCTTGTGGAATGCCAAGATAATTACAAGGGTATGTTGGTTCGCGCTCGATGCGCCCCGCACTTCAAACGATTGGCATATGAAAAGGACCCCAACTCTCCGATCACGAAAGCCACCGGATACATGGGAGGAGGGTGCCTTGCGGGAACAAATTACGCCCGTGTCACCCCCAACGGCGAGTTGACTCCCTGCCCTTATATGCCGCTATCGGCAGGAAATCTTCGCCAGCATAGTTTTGTCGATCTCTGGGAGCAATCGGACGTCTTCAACTCCTTCCGCTATCCACATCTCAAAGGCAAATGTGGTGACTGCGAATACAGCGAGATCTGCGGCGGCTGTCGTGCCCGCCCCTATGTCGACCATGGGGACTGGTTGGATGAAGATCAGTGGTGCCTGTACACGCCTAAGGGTGGTGAAAAAATTAAGGTCGCCTTCAATGTGTCTGAAGAGGCGGACATTGCCTGGGATGAGGCCTCGGCACTTCGGCTCAGTCGAATCCCTTATTTCCTACGCGCCATGGTGAAAAAGGGCGTAGAGAAACATGCCAGAGAAAACAACATTTCCCTTATAACCGTCGACCTGATGGACGAGCTACGGAAGAAGCGTTTCGGCAACGACATACCCATCTTCAAGC
- a CDS encoding universal stress protein, with protein sequence MYKTIYIPVDNSDHSNTAVDVGVHLAKTFGSTVVGSHVYAAKMHDKRFKQMEAGLPEEYHDEKELDRQRQIHDSLITRGLQIITDSYLDYVDKKCTDANLPIERRSLEGRNWKVLAEDINTNGYDLVIMGALGVGAVKDSVIGSNTERVIRRVRNSDMLVIKNIQPLTGGKIVVAVDGSPYSFGGLMTGLALGKAFHMPVEAISAFDPYFHYAAFHSISGVLNEEAGKVFRFKEQEKLHEEIIDSGLAKIYQSHLDISREIAQAEQTDVKTTLLDGKAFEKIIQYVRKDVPALLIVGRIGVHSDEDMDIGSNTENLLRSAPCNVLVSNRKYVPPIDTQAEYTIAWTEESLRRMEKIPVFARGVAKTAIHRYAIEKGHTIISNTVVDAAVGHILPKGAMDAMRALGGNLDAAGIDRDRMQADEAVTKDLMGPTLSGIMTQIVEEKPKEINASTQAYLDRMDQAYFVCDGCGYIGKGDTPVRCPVCSADGSKFKQVDKKIFEVAAASEGELETDVAYDDVPMQWTKDAKEAIRAVPAGFQRRRAKARIEKSARKLGMTTITLEYAAPMIKEAAAEEYTPIFSNKGTGTSAAAESSQQPPKTNGNGSNGQSEAASPYTWTDEAQARLDRAPEGFMRDCTKALILKHAEKTGTTLITIEVANEGIEQAKGYMADAMKTGNLKDMIADLTGKTRT encoded by the coding sequence ATGTACAAGACCATCTATATTCCCGTTGATAATTCCGACCATTCCAATACGGCTGTGGATGTCGGCGTCCACTTGGCCAAGACCTTCGGGTCAACGGTCGTGGGAAGCCATGTCTACGCGGCAAAGATGCATGACAAGCGGTTTAAACAAATGGAAGCCGGCTTGCCCGAGGAATACCATGATGAAAAGGAACTGGATCGCCAACGTCAAATTCACGATTCGTTAATCACCCGTGGGCTGCAAATCATCACCGATTCCTATCTGGATTATGTCGACAAGAAATGTACGGACGCCAACCTTCCGATCGAGCGACGATCGCTTGAAGGGCGAAATTGGAAGGTGCTGGCTGAGGATATCAACACCAACGGGTACGATCTCGTCATTATGGGTGCCCTGGGGGTCGGCGCGGTTAAAGATAGTGTGATCGGCAGTAACACCGAACGCGTCATCCGTCGAGTCCGTAACTCCGACATGTTGGTCATCAAAAATATCCAGCCGTTGACCGGAGGCAAGATCGTAGTCGCAGTCGACGGAAGTCCCTATTCGTTCGGAGGTTTGATGACCGGGCTTGCCCTCGGCAAAGCATTTCACATGCCGGTTGAAGCGATTTCAGCCTTCGACCCATATTTTCATTATGCCGCCTTCCACAGTATTTCCGGAGTACTCAATGAAGAGGCCGGCAAGGTCTTTCGGTTTAAAGAGCAGGAAAAGCTCCACGAAGAGATTATCGATAGCGGCCTGGCGAAGATCTACCAATCTCACCTCGACATCTCCCGTGAAATTGCTCAAGCCGAACAAACCGACGTCAAAACGACCTTGCTGGACGGAAAAGCGTTTGAGAAGATCATTCAATATGTTCGCAAGGATGTCCCTGCCTTGTTGATCGTAGGGCGCATCGGCGTCCATAGCGATGAGGACATGGATATCGGCAGCAACACCGAGAATCTCTTGCGGAGTGCGCCTTGTAATGTGCTGGTCTCCAACCGCAAATACGTACCCCCGATCGACACCCAAGCGGAATACACAATTGCCTGGACGGAAGAGTCGCTTCGACGAATGGAAAAGATCCCGGTTTTTGCGCGTGGAGTTGCGAAAACCGCCATTCACCGATATGCCATCGAAAAAGGCCATACCATCATCAGCAACACCGTCGTCGACGCGGCTGTTGGGCATATTCTTCCCAAAGGTGCCATGGACGCCATGCGAGCGCTGGGTGGAAATCTTGATGCCGCGGGAATCGACCGCGACCGCATGCAGGCCGACGAGGCCGTGACAAAGGATCTTATGGGTCCAACATTGAGCGGCATTATGACCCAGATCGTCGAAGAGAAGCCGAAGGAGATCAACGCCTCAACGCAAGCCTACCTCGACCGCATGGATCAAGCCTATTTCGTTTGTGACGGATGCGGCTACATCGGAAAAGGAGACACTCCGGTTCGTTGCCCGGTGTGCAGCGCGGACGGGAGTAAGTTTAAACAGGTCGATAAGAAGATTTTTGAAGTGGCGGCCGCTTCGGAAGGGGAACTGGAGACAGACGTTGCCTACGATGACGTGCCAATGCAATGGACTAAGGATGCCAAGGAGGCTATCCGTGCCGTGCCTGCCGGTTTCCAACGGAGACGGGCGAAAGCGAGGATTGAGAAGAGCGCCAGGAAGTTGGGGATGACGACCATCACGCTCGAGTATGCCGCCCCTATGATTAAGGAGGCCGCAGCAGAGGAGTACACTCCAATTTTCTCGAATAAAGGTACCGGTACATCTGCCGCAGCCGAATCCTCGCAACAGCCGCCAAAAACGAATGGGAATGGCTCGAATGGACAATCTGAAGCCGCTTCGCCCTATACCTGGACGGATGAGGCTCAGGCCAGATTGGATCGAGCTCCTGAAGGGTTCATGCGCGATTGCACAAAAGCATTGATTCTCAAGCATGCTGAGAAGACTGGGACGACCCTGATCACAATCGAGGTCGCCAACGAAGGGATCGAGCAAGCAAAGGGTTACATGGCTGATGCTATGAAGACCGGCAATCTCAAAGATATGATCGCCGATCTCACGGGTAAAACTCGTACCTAG
- a CDS encoding radical SAM protein: MNSILYIFLPCKKVYPIGITYLADFIHRRKPDVRQRILDLSLFPINQRSQAIRDAATDFTPDLVCFSWRDIQIFSPHEGDSSLEHAFNFYFASNPLKRIAASVAGVKQLYRYYSHIYTILSYPALVRKECPKAQIMIGGGAFTAFADQLIEKLPEGTIGILGEGEDAILKLLEGRSIDDERYIIKEGGRIRKGSQGSPPLLDAPAVDLPYLTSIFPQWQEYQGESIGVQSKRGCPYDCAFCLYPYIEGKRVRYRPPDMVVKDISQHYHQWGARRFWFTDAQFITGKEAYPQCTEIMERIISEKLEIEWSGYIRTSLITPDFAKLMVRSGVGDLEVAITSGSQEVLNNLHMGFKLERLYDGCRYLAEAGFNGKVILNYSLNSPKETEETLLQSVEAYKMVASILGEERVFPLMFFLGIQPNTDLEQRLLEEGYLSTGYNPLMLTPSSIRKLLYNPAPLNKIIAKACLKAWERKHGSTDPRRWTGSLSQSSNPSPTYADQNLSRGIEGNSGRDALLSLEEILRTRRPATSPSQTTEPRASSAV; encoded by the coding sequence GTGAACTCCATTCTCTATATCTTCCTTCCCTGCAAGAAGGTGTATCCAATTGGGATCACCTATTTAGCCGACTTTATCCATCGTCGGAAACCAGACGTTCGACAGCGTATCCTCGACCTGTCGTTATTTCCCATCAACCAGCGCAGCCAGGCTATTCGCGATGCTGCAACGGATTTCACACCGGATTTGGTCTGCTTTTCATGGCGAGATATCCAGATCTTCTCGCCCCATGAAGGGGATTCCTCGCTGGAACACGCCTTCAATTTTTATTTTGCGAGTAACCCTCTCAAGCGTATCGCGGCATCGGTCGCGGGCGTAAAGCAACTCTATCGGTACTACAGTCATATCTACACGATCCTGTCCTATCCGGCACTGGTTCGCAAAGAATGCCCCAAGGCACAGATCATGATCGGAGGCGGAGCATTCACTGCCTTTGCCGATCAACTCATCGAGAAGCTTCCGGAAGGGACGATCGGCATATTGGGTGAGGGGGAGGATGCAATCCTAAAACTCCTTGAAGGGCGTTCGATCGACGACGAACGCTATATCATCAAAGAAGGGGGGCGGATCCGAAAAGGCTCACAGGGTTCCCCACCGCTGCTTGATGCCCCGGCCGTCGACCTCCCCTATCTGACCTCCATTTTTCCACAATGGCAGGAGTACCAAGGTGAGTCGATTGGAGTGCAGTCGAAACGAGGCTGTCCCTATGATTGTGCTTTCTGCCTGTATCCCTACATTGAGGGCAAGCGAGTGCGGTACCGACCACCGGACATGGTCGTGAAAGACATCTCCCAGCATTATCATCAGTGGGGCGCCCGTCGCTTTTGGTTTACCGACGCCCAATTCATTACGGGCAAGGAAGCCTATCCGCAATGTACGGAGATCATGGAGCGCATCATCAGCGAGAAGCTGGAGATCGAGTGGTCCGGCTATATTCGCACCTCTTTGATCACGCCCGACTTCGCCAAGCTGATGGTTCGCTCAGGGGTCGGCGACTTAGAAGTCGCCATCACCTCCGGCTCGCAAGAAGTCCTGAACAATCTCCATATGGGATTCAAGCTGGAACGGCTCTATGACGGTTGTCGCTATCTAGCGGAGGCTGGGTTTAACGGCAAGGTTATCCTGAATTACTCCCTTAATAGCCCTAAAGAGACCGAAGAAACCCTGTTGCAGAGCGTCGAGGCCTACAAGATGGTAGCCTCGATTCTCGGGGAGGAGCGTGTTTTCCCACTGATGTTCTTCTTGGGTATCCAGCCGAACACCGATCTGGAGCAGCGGCTTCTAGAGGAAGGATACCTGTCTACTGGCTACAACCCCTTGATGCTGACTCCATCGAGTATCCGAAAATTGCTCTATAACCCAGCGCCATTAAACAAGATCATCGCCAAAGCCTGTCTCAAGGCATGGGAGCGAAAACACGGCAGCACGGATCCTCGTCGGTGGACCGGCTCGCTTTCTCAGTCGTCCAATCCATCACCGACCTATGCCGATCAGAATCTTAGCCGCGGCATTGAGGGCAATTCCGGTCGAGATGCCCTCTTGTCGCTTGAAGAGATTCTTCGCACTCGTCGACCGGCTACCTCTCCTTCCCAGACAACCGAGCCAAGGGCAAGTTCCGCCGTATGA
- the ubiE gene encoding bifunctional demethylmenaquinone methyltransferase/2-methoxy-6-polyprenyl-1,4-benzoquinol methylase UbiE produces MVKTERPQLAQDSQAPAKVVSTWSGQAREDAVQRMFTSIAGTYDLNNTLLSFGLHYYWKKITASFIAPLGRGTALDVGAGTADLALLIESRMGPEGRVIASDLNHAMLAKGLKKVGKKRLSDKITCLQASAEHLGFGDNTFDAVTTGFCMRNVGDLAQAVKEIRRVMKPGGRFVCLEFSRPVFGWLRTLYDWYSFKLLPWIGTIVARDRTGVYEYLPASIRRFPDQERLCQILRDAGFRQVSYKNLSGGIVAIHIATK; encoded by the coding sequence ATGGTGAAAACCGAGCGTCCTCAGTTAGCACAGGACTCGCAAGCTCCGGCGAAGGTCGTCTCCACATGGTCCGGGCAAGCGCGTGAGGATGCCGTCCAGCGGATGTTCACCTCCATAGCCGGCACCTACGATCTCAACAATACGCTCCTAAGTTTTGGCCTCCATTACTACTGGAAGAAAATCACCGCCTCCTTCATCGCCCCTCTCGGGCGAGGGACGGCCCTCGATGTGGGAGCGGGCACTGCCGATCTTGCACTTCTTATCGAATCTCGGATGGGGCCTGAGGGACGCGTGATTGCCTCTGACTTGAACCATGCGATGCTGGCCAAAGGTCTCAAAAAAGTCGGGAAGAAACGACTCTCCGACAAGATCACCTGCCTTCAAGCCAGCGCCGAGCATCTCGGTTTCGGCGACAATACGTTTGATGCGGTGACGACGGGTTTCTGTATGCGTAACGTTGGAGATTTGGCCCAAGCCGTGAAGGAGATCCGCCGCGTGATGAAACCCGGCGGCCGCTTTGTGTGCTTGGAGTTCTCGCGCCCGGTGTTCGGTTGGTTACGGACCCTATACGATTGGTATTCGTTCAAGCTGTTGCCTTGGATCGGTACGATCGTGGCTCGTGATCGCACCGGCGTCTATGAATACCTCCCCGCTTCGATTCGGAGGTTTCCCGATCAAGAGCGGTTGTGCCAAATCCTCCGGGATGCAGGATTTCGTCAGGTGTCGTATAAGAATCTCAGCGGCGGCATTGTTGCCATCCATATAGCTACAAAGTAG
- the uvrA gene encoding excinuclease ABC subunit UvrA, producing MGHSIVIKGAREHNLKNIDVDIPRDKLVVITGLSGSGKSSLAFDTIYAEGQRRYVESLSAYARQFLEQMGKPDVDSIEGLSPAISIEQKSTSHNPRSTVGTVTEIYDYLRLLFARVGHPYCFQCGQEIAAQTVQQMVDAIASLPEGEKFQILAPIVRGRKGEYRKELLDMRKAGYVRARIDGKVVDLGEDITLDKQKKHTIEIIVDRLVMKPGDALMRRLADSVETSVKLTGGLVGVLTENGQTKLYSDRLACIKCGVSYPEVTPRVFSFNSPHGACPACDGIGYAVTPGCPEEEDFTLLELCSVCHGARLKPESLSIKLAKRSIAEVTNLSVRAAADFFHNLKFSDRELVIAHRILKEIRERLGFLVNVGLDYLTLDRAAATLSGGEGQRIRLATQIGSGLVGVLYILDEPSIGLHQRDNRRLLQTLLRLRDLGNTVVVVEHDAETMIAADHILDMGPGAGSQGGHVIAQGTPQQVMGDLNSLTGQYLRGVQTVSVPQRQRKPRGMLSVVGAQKHNLKNVTAKIPLGLFTCVTGVSGSGKSTLVLEVLFHSLSQLLYHKKPKIDGCKELKGVDALDKIIDIDQSPIGRTPRSNPATYTGLFGYIRDLYSNLPESRVRGYKPGRYSFNVKGGRCEACQGDGLIKIEMHFLPDVYVTCEVCKGQRYNRETLEIHHKGKSIADVLNMTVDDALEFFEHIPLIKTKLQTLHDVGLHYVKLGQSATTLSGGEAQRVKLSRELSKRATGRTMYILDEPTTGLHFADVQRLLDVLDRLVESGNTVLVIEHNLDVIKNADWIIDLGPEGGDRGGEIVAEGPPKEIAKAKRSYTGQVLKEAGL from the coding sequence ATGGGTCATTCAATCGTGATCAAAGGAGCCCGGGAGCACAATCTCAAGAACATCGACGTGGACATTCCACGCGACAAACTCGTGGTCATCACCGGCCTGAGCGGGTCCGGCAAGTCGTCGCTCGCCTTCGACACCATCTATGCCGAGGGACAGCGTCGGTATGTTGAATCGCTCTCAGCCTATGCCAGGCAGTTCCTCGAACAGATGGGGAAGCCGGACGTCGATTCGATTGAAGGCTTATCTCCCGCGATTTCTATCGAGCAAAAGAGCACCAGCCACAATCCTCGTTCTACCGTCGGTACCGTCACGGAGATCTACGATTATCTCAGGCTCCTCTTCGCCCGCGTCGGACATCCCTACTGTTTTCAGTGTGGACAAGAGATCGCTGCGCAGACCGTGCAGCAAATGGTCGATGCCATTGCCTCGTTGCCGGAAGGGGAAAAGTTTCAGATTCTGGCGCCGATTGTCCGCGGTCGGAAGGGCGAGTATCGCAAAGAGTTGTTAGACATGCGCAAGGCGGGCTATGTGCGGGCCCGCATTGACGGCAAAGTTGTGGATCTGGGCGAGGACATCACGCTCGACAAGCAGAAAAAACATACGATTGAGATCATTGTCGATCGGTTGGTGATGAAGCCAGGCGATGCGCTCATGCGCCGGCTGGCCGATTCGGTAGAGACATCGGTCAAGCTGACCGGCGGATTGGTGGGCGTGCTCACGGAAAATGGACAGACCAAGCTCTATAGTGATCGGCTGGCTTGCATCAAGTGCGGCGTCAGCTATCCCGAAGTCACACCCAGGGTGTTTTCCTTCAATAGTCCGCACGGTGCCTGTCCCGCTTGTGACGGGATTGGCTATGCCGTAACACCAGGTTGTCCCGAGGAAGAGGACTTCACTTTGCTGGAGCTTTGCTCGGTCTGTCATGGGGCGCGCCTCAAGCCGGAAAGCTTGTCGATCAAACTGGCGAAAAGGTCGATCGCTGAAGTCACCAACCTCTCGGTGCGGGCGGCTGCCGACTTTTTTCACAATCTCAAGTTCTCGGACCGGGAGCTTGTGATCGCCCATCGTATCTTAAAAGAAATTCGTGAACGATTAGGCTTTCTCGTCAATGTCGGCTTGGACTACCTGACGCTCGATCGGGCGGCGGCGACCTTGTCCGGCGGCGAGGGGCAACGGATTCGCTTGGCGACGCAGATTGGGTCCGGGCTGGTCGGCGTGCTGTACATCCTCGACGAGCCGTCGATCGGGTTACACCAGCGGGACAATCGGCGGCTGTTGCAGACGTTGCTCAGGCTGCGGGATCTGGGGAACACCGTCGTCGTCGTCGAACATGATGCAGAAACCATGATTGCGGCGGATCACATTCTCGACATGGGTCCCGGAGCGGGCTCCCAAGGAGGGCATGTCATCGCGCAGGGTACACCGCAGCAGGTGATGGGCGATCTCAACTCGTTGACCGGTCAATATCTGCGCGGGGTTCAGACGGTGTCCGTGCCGCAACGGCAGCGGAAGCCAAGAGGAATGCTCTCGGTAGTCGGGGCCCAGAAGCACAATTTGAAAAACGTCACAGCAAAAATTCCTCTCGGACTCTTTACCTGCGTCACGGGCGTGTCCGGATCGGGCAAGAGCACGCTGGTGTTGGAGGTTTTGTTTCATTCTCTGTCCCAACTCCTCTATCACAAGAAGCCCAAGATCGATGGATGCAAAGAACTGAAGGGGGTCGACGCGCTCGACAAGATCATCGACATCGATCAGTCCCCGATCGGCCGGACACCTCGGTCCAATCCTGCCACCTATACGGGCCTATTCGGGTACATTCGTGATCTCTATTCGAATCTGCCGGAGTCACGGGTCCGTGGCTACAAACCTGGCCGCTATAGCTTCAACGTCAAAGGCGGCCGCTGCGAAGCCTGTCAGGGCGATGGACTCATCAAGATCGAGATGCATTTCCTGCCCGATGTCTATGTGACCTGCGAAGTCTGTAAAGGCCAACGGTACAACCGTGAAACGCTGGAGATCCACCACAAGGGCAAGAGCATCGCTGATGTGCTGAACATGACGGTGGACGATGCGTTGGAGTTTTTCGAGCATATTCCCCTGATCAAAACGAAGCTTCAAACGCTGCACGATGTCGGCCTGCACTATGTGAAGTTAGGGCAATCGGCGACGACACTCTCCGGCGGAGAGGCACAGCGGGTGAAGTTGTCACGCGAGCTGTCCAAGCGGGCGACCGGGCGCACGATGTACATCTTGGATGAGCCGACGACCGGCCTGCACTTTGCCGACGTGCAGCGATTGCTCGATGTGCTGGATCGCCTGGTCGAATCAGGGAACACGGTGCTGGTGATCGAACACAATCTCGATGTGATCAAAAATGCCGACTGGATCATCGACCTCGGCCCGGAAGGCGGCGATCGTGGTGGTGAGATTGTCGCAGAAGGACCGCCGAAAGAGATTGCGAAGGCGAAACGGTCGTATACGGGACAAGTGTTGAAAGAAGCGGGGCTGTAG
- a CDS encoding nucleotidyltransferase domain-containing protein encodes MTAQEAIDTAVQRLVTAANPKKVILFGSLAEGTATSESDVDLLVIEPEVASKRTEMVRLRKAIGSIGFPVDVLVVSEGEVSDWGHLPGTAIYWALKEGKVLYEAA; translated from the coding sequence ATGACGGCTCAAGAAGCTATTGATACAGCGGTCCAACGGCTAGTCACTGCGGCCAATCCGAAAAAAGTCATTCTCTTCGGCTCATTGGCAGAAGGAACGGCCACGTCGGAATCCGATGTGGATTTGCTTGTGATCGAACCTGAGGTCGCCTCCAAACGCACAGAAATGGTCCGTTTGCGAAAGGCCATTGGGTCCATCGGATTCCCGGTCGATGTGCTTGTTGTTTCAGAAGGGGAAGTGTCAGACTGGGGACATCTCCCTGGAACAGCTATATACTGGGCTCTGAAGGAGGGGAAGGTCCTCTATGAAGCGGCCTGA
- a CDS encoding HEPN domain-containing protein produces MKRPEDLARRFLVLADRDIKAFHKLSGDLEIDDEVVGFHAQQAVEKCLKAVLAKHCVELRKTHDLQLLLDLLAQNNLLSPPLRDGIDALGPFAVELRYDLMETDPLDREQARAVVLAVRDWAEQQVS; encoded by the coding sequence ATGAAGCGGCCTGAGGACCTGGCTCGCCGCTTCCTTGTTCTGGCCGACCGCGACATTAAAGCATTCCACAAGCTGTCTGGCGATTTGGAAATAGACGACGAGGTTGTCGGTTTTCATGCGCAGCAAGCGGTCGAAAAATGTCTCAAGGCGGTGTTGGCCAAGCATTGTGTCGAACTGCGAAAAACTCATGATCTACAGCTTCTCCTTGACCTCCTAGCCCAGAATAATCTGCTGAGTCCACCGTTGCGTGATGGAATCGACGCCCTAGGTCCGTTCGCAGTTGAGCTGCGATACGATTTGATGGAAACGGACCCACTTGATCGTGAACAAGCGAGGGCAGTTGTCTTGGCTGTTCGTGACTGGGCAGAGCAGCAGGTCTCATAG
- a CDS encoding DMT family protein produces MQTIALLTISNVFMTIAWYGHLKFKEAPLFTVILASWGIAFIEYCFQVPANRIGHAQFSAAQLKTIQEVITLVVFSIFSVVYLKEALKWNYVVGFALIVVAVFIIFKEW; encoded by the coding sequence ATGCAGACGATCGCGTTGCTGACGATTTCGAACGTGTTTATGACCATCGCCTGGTACGGCCATCTGAAGTTCAAGGAGGCTCCCCTGTTCACCGTGATTCTGGCGAGTTGGGGGATCGCCTTTATCGAATACTGCTTCCAGGTACCGGCGAATCGGATTGGTCATGCGCAGTTTAGCGCCGCACAGCTGAAGACGATTCAGGAGGTCATCACGCTGGTCGTCTTCTCGATCTTCTCCGTTGTGTACCTGAAGGAAGCACTGAAGTGGAACTATGTGGTGGGATTCGCGCTGATCGTAGTGGCCGTCTTTATCATCTTCAAGGAATGGTAG